The genomic window GATCGTCGTGAGCGCCGGATTCGACTACGTCGCCGGCGATCCGGTGGGCGATCTGGGCGTTGACGTCGGGGCTGCTTCCGAGTTGGCGCGAGCGATCAATCGCACCGCGCAGCAATACAGTAACGGTAGGGTCGCCTACGTGCTGGAAGGCGGTTACGACCTCGACGCGCTAACGGATTCGGTCGCACAGGTCATCACCTGCACCGATCGCGGCGAGTACGAGCGCAGCGCAGCTCGCCTCGATGCGGTCTCGGTACAGCAGCGCGAATTGCTCAAAGTAGTCGACGAGCGTTTTCCGCACTGAGATCTTCCAGGACGCGCAATGCTTCCTCGCCGCGGTCGAGCGGGACGAAGATGTGGTCGTGGTAGTACCCGGCGACGACGTTGCTCGCGATGGTGTGCTTGGCCAGCTCGGCGGTGACGGCGGCGGTGAACCCGACCGATTCCAGATCCGAGTGCACGCGCAGCGTTATTCTGCGCGATTTGAACGCGTAGTCGAGGCCATACTCATCGGCCACGCTTCGTTCGAGCACGATCGTGATGCCCTCGCTCTCGCGAAACATCAAGAGCGGCGGCGCATCGGCGATGGGAAACGAACGGTCTACACAGCAGAAAACCCACTCGCGTGGGTCTAAGGCCGGCTTCATAGTGATGAGAAGCGTTGCTAAATCGCGTTCCGGCATCACTCGCTAGGGTACCACACTCGCGCCGATCTTTTCTAGTTCCGCAAGGCTGAGTTCGCCGACGAGAGCGAAATGGCGATTGCCGTCCGCCCACGCGAGCAGCGTCGTCGGCCCTTCTTGGACGTACTGTGCCGGGTGATCGGCTACGCGGGTCTTGGTTACGCGATACCGCGA from Candidatus Baltobacteraceae bacterium includes these protein-coding regions:
- a CDS encoding ACT domain-containing protein, with the protein product MPERDLATLLITMKPALDPREWVFCCVDRSFPIADAPPLLMFRESEGITIVLERSVADEYGLDYAFKSRRITLRVHSDLESVGFTAAVTAELAKHTIASNVVAGYYHDHIFVPLDRGEEALRVLEDLSAENARRLL